A region from the Pseudomonas cucumis genome encodes:
- a CDS encoding DMT family transporter yields the protein MTQTNVASFQETKSQDLQAYFLGLISVAAFAMTLPAAKMLAGDLSALQVGFFRSVLAAFAAIPFLLIGRAKFPNRSQIKRMLLTSTGIVYGFPILTALGMQYVPVSHGGVVLAALPLSTAIFGTLITGTRPSKMFWAVSSLGFLVVMAYTVIKSDVSDIYIGDLALLGAVLLAGFGYAQGGALSKELPGWQVMCWTLVISLPVLLPVSLWLYDAQTIANLPGQGVAALLFLALINSLLGFFSWNRALALGGIQRISQLQLLQPFFTFAFSIILMGESWNWLTPAVCAIVIVLVWLSKRI from the coding sequence ATGACGCAAACCAACGTAGCCAGCTTTCAAGAAACAAAGAGTCAAGACCTGCAAGCCTATTTCCTGGGCCTCATTTCGGTCGCGGCCTTTGCCATGACCTTACCGGCGGCAAAAATGCTCGCTGGCGACCTGAGTGCCCTGCAAGTCGGATTCTTTCGGTCGGTGTTGGCTGCATTTGCGGCAATTCCCTTTTTGCTTATCGGTCGGGCAAAGTTTCCCAATCGCTCACAAATCAAGCGGATGTTGCTGACCTCCACCGGGATTGTTTATGGCTTTCCGATTCTCACCGCGCTGGGCATGCAGTACGTGCCGGTCAGCCATGGCGGCGTGGTGCTCGCGGCACTGCCGCTGTCCACAGCGATCTTCGGCACGCTCATCACCGGCACTCGCCCGTCCAAAATGTTCTGGGCGGTTTCAAGCCTGGGCTTCTTGGTGGTGATGGCCTACACCGTCATCAAGTCGGACGTTTCAGACATCTACATCGGCGACCTGGCGCTGCTGGGCGCCGTGCTGCTGGCCGGTTTTGGCTACGCCCAGGGCGGTGCACTTTCCAAAGAACTGCCAGGTTGGCAGGTCATGTGCTGGACCCTGGTCATCAGCCTGCCTGTGCTGCTGCCGGTCAGCCTCTGGCTCTATGACGCCCAGACTATCGCCAACTTGCCGGGACAAGGCGTCGCCGCCCTGTTGTTCCTGGCTCTGATCAATTCCCTGCTGGGTTTCTTCTCCTGGAACCGCGCCTTGGCCTTGGGTGGCATCCAGCGCATTAGCCAACTGCAGTTGCTGCAACCGTTCTTCACTTTTGCCTTTTCGATCATCCTGATGGGCGAGTCCTGGAACTGGTTGACCCCGGCCGTTTGCGCCATCGTCATCGTGCTGGTCTGGCTGTCCAAGCGGATCTGA